The following proteins are co-located in the Diorhabda carinulata isolate Delta chromosome 4, icDioCari1.1, whole genome shotgun sequence genome:
- the LOC130893507 gene encoding prostaglandin reductase 1-like, with translation MNDTKIIWFNSFSKRSVTNMVKAKLFVLDKHFDGWPKESDLKIVEEELPPLKNGEFLAEAVYLSVDPYMRAYEPSLSPGQTFIGSQIAKIIDSKNPKYPVGEHVIGQFGWRTHTISTGEVRGTVGRGTAPQLVSKKLKNLPLSLALGAAGMTGNSAYFGFLEICHPKAGETVVVSGAAGGVGNQVGQIAKIKGCKVIGIAGSDDKGKWLTDELGFDHFINYKTDNVAETLKKFAPNGVDCYFDNVGGEISTTVISQMNDFGRVSKCGSISGYNEAAKNSSIDMFIIGKQLRIEGFLVTRWIERWHEGIEQNIEWIKEGKLKYRETVTEGFENMFKAFVEMLKGVNVGKAIVKV, from the exons ATGAATGATACCAAAATTATATGGTTCAATTCGTTTAGCAAACGTTCAGTAACAAACATGGTAAAGgcaaaattatttgttcttgACAAACATTTTGATGGTTGGCCAAAAGAAAGCGATTTGAAAATAGTGGAAGAAGAATTACCACCTCTAAAAAATGGAG AATTTCTCGCTGAAGCAGTTTACTTGAGTGTTGATCCCTATATGAGAGCTTATGAGCCTAGTCTTTCACCAGGACAAACTTTTATTGGATCTCAGATTGCCAA AATAATAGACAGTAAGAACCCTAAATATCCAGTAGGGGAGCATGTTATTGGTCAATTTGGTTGGAGGACCCATACAATTTCAACTGGGGAAGTTAGAGGAACTGTTGGTAGAGGAACAGCTCCGCAGTTAGTGTcaaagaaactgaaaaatttgCCATTATCTCTAGCTCTTGGAGCAGCTGGTATGACGGG aaattccGCCTATTTTGGTTTCCTTGAAATATGTCATCCTAAAGCTGGGGAAACAGTGGTAGTTTCTGGGGCAGCAGGGGGTGTAGGAAATCAAGTAGGTCAAATAGCTAAAATAAAAGGGTGCAAGGTTATAGGAATAGCAGGATCAGATGATAAGGGTAAGTGGTTGACAGATGAATTGGGATTCGatcatttcataaattacaaAACGGATAATGTTgctgaaacattgaaaaaatttgcaCCGAATGGAGTGGATTGTTATTTTGATAAC GTTGGTGGAGAAATAAGTACAACTGTTATTTCCCAGATGAATGACTTTGGAAGAGTTTCAAAATGCGGTTCTATTTCCGGTTACAATGAAGCAGCAAAAA attCTTCCATCGATATGTTCATAATTGGTAAACAGTTACGAATTGAAGGGTTCCTGGTAACTAGATGGATAGAACGATGGCATGAAGGGATTGAACAAAATATAGAATGGATAAAGGAAGGAAAGCTCAAGTATCGTGAAACCGTTACAGAAGGATTCGAAAACATGTTTAAAGCGTTTGTGGAAATGTTAAAAGGGGTCAATGTAGGAAAAGCTATTGTAAAAGTGTAg
- the LOC130893508 gene encoding probable serine/threonine-protein kinase clkA, whose amino-acid sequence MKTRSVFIYLIVSLIAISDSLGDNTKLKDFVRYSRNKKSNDGDNNQDSNKDDDILHTEISKVLDECSSNNNKNNNNRYTTNGQSSDTYRRIANNGNYYKYVGYNNNDNNNDRYRNSRNNSNANSNFDKRNNGDDYNDNDNNPYTRNDHNSRDSGTDSNSNHGDYYNDNPYSSGSNNNDRYGYNNNNKNCNCNEYGCSTFNNQYNTDSGNNGHELDYGNENQGYSYNYNSNGRDNTAGSNMRSAQDEGIYGYNRQYAHQNIRDRNEDFYSYGRRKRSNNNSKTNSDSNNNDNQCVSQCIFNNMELLDDDELPSETLMIKWIQEHVTDDDMKRIKYLREIRKCFNRLSTSEINDGCEYSNELAKCLNLDVD is encoded by the exons atgaagacCCGATCCGTTTTCATCTATTTAATTGTATCTTTAATAGCAATTAGTGATTCTTTAGGAGATAACACTAAACTGAAAGACTTTGTCAGGTATTCTAGAAATAAGAAATCTAATGACGGAGATAACAATCAGGATTCTAATAAGGACGACGATATCTTACACACAGAAATTTCAAAAGTATTAGATGAGTGTAGctcaaacaataacaaaaataataataacag GTATACAACAAATGGACAGTCTTCTGATACATACAGAAGAATAGCTAACAAcggaaattattacaaatacgTTGGATATAACAACAacgataataataatgatagaTATAGGAACTCAAGAAATAACTCAAATGCGAATAGCAACTTTGATAAGAGAAATAATGGCGATGattataatgataatgataataatccTTATACAAGAAATGATCATAATAGCCGTGATAGTGGTACTGATTCAAATAGTAATCATGGTGATTACTATAACGATAATCCTTATTCTAG TGGCAGTAATAATAATGATCGATACGGgtataacaacaataataaaaactgtaacTGCAATGAGTACGGATGCAGTACATTCAATAACCAATACAATACTGACAGTGGTAATAATGGTCATGAATTAGATTATGGTAACGAAAATCAAGGTTATAGTTATAACTATAACAGTAACGGACGTGATAATACGGCTGGCAGTAATATGAGATCCGCTCAAGATGAAGGGATCTATGGATATAATAGACAGTACGCCCATCAAAATATACGTGATCGCAATG AAGACTTCTACAGTTACGGACGAAGAAAACGAAGTAACAATAATAGCAAAACTAACAGCGATAGCAATAATAATGATAACCAa tgcGTGAGTCAATGTATATTTAACAACATGGAATTG CTAGATGATGATGAATTACCATCGGAAACATTGATGATTAAATGGATCCAAGAACATGTAACCGATGACGATatgaaaagaattaaatatttaagaGAAATTAGGAAATGTTTCAACAGATTATCCACAAGTG AAATTAATGACGGCTGTGAGTATTCTAACGAGTTAGCCAAGTGCCTAAATTTGGATGTTGattaa